The Streptomyces sp. Alt3 genome has a segment encoding these proteins:
- a CDS encoding WhiB family transcriptional regulator, whose product MDNWRTHAACREEDPDLFFPIGSTGPALVQAEEAKAVCGACPVREQCLEWALENGQDSGVWGGMDENERRALKRRRARQQARSHG is encoded by the coding sequence ATGGACAACTGGCGCACGCACGCGGCGTGCCGCGAAGAGGACCCCGACCTGTTCTTCCCCATCGGCAGCACCGGCCCCGCGCTCGTGCAGGCAGAGGAGGCCAAGGCTGTCTGCGGTGCGTGTCCCGTGCGGGAACAGTGCCTGGAGTGGGCCCTGGAGAACGGCCAGGACTCGGGCGTCTGGGGAGGCATGGACGAGAACGAACGCCGTGCCCTGAAGCGCCGCCGCGCCCGGCAGCAGGCCAGGAGCCACGGATGA
- a CDS encoding YkvA family protein produces MDTSVWLVVGAVAVLLMAGTAAVLLVRVIRARKLLVDAGVPLHNKALVWAAVIYTVSPVDLLPDPVYLDDIGFLLLALRSLHSAAHAAGAGRRKPAVTGTESGGNLSATGSN; encoded by the coding sequence GTGGACACCTCGGTCTGGCTCGTGGTCGGCGCGGTCGCGGTCCTGCTCATGGCGGGTACCGCCGCCGTTCTGCTGGTCCGCGTGATCCGTGCCAGGAAGCTGCTCGTCGACGCGGGCGTCCCCCTGCACAACAAGGCGCTCGTGTGGGCGGCGGTGATCTACACGGTGTCTCCCGTCGATCTCCTGCCGGATCCCGTCTACCTCGACGACATAGGCTTCCTGCTGCTGGCCCTGCGCTCGCTGCACTCCGCGGCGCACGCGGCCGGCGCGGGCCGGAGGAAGCCGGCCGTGACCGGAACGGAATCCGGCGGCAACCTTTCGGCGACGGGCAGCAACTGA